One Anolis carolinensis isolate JA03-04 chromosome 4, rAnoCar3.1.pri, whole genome shotgun sequence DNA window includes the following coding sequences:
- the asph gene encoding aspartyl/asparaginyl beta-hydroxylase isoform X10, with protein MAPRKSPKSGSPGPGPRREAKHGGNKNGKREGISGSSFFTWFMVIALLGVWTSVAVVWFELVDYEEVLAKAKDFRYNLSEVLQGKLGIYDADGDGDFDVEDAKVLLGLTKDGNNENIDSLEEVLNILAEESSDWFYGFLSFLYDVMTPFEIIEEEESDAADDVDGTSQNEGVHGKKTCVIVDLQNQ; from the exons AGGCAAAACACGGAGGAAACAAGAATGGCAAGAGGGAAGGCATTTCTGGAAGTTCTTTTTTTACATGGTTTATGGTAATTGCACTGCTGGGAGTGTGGACTTCAGTCGCAGTGGTTTGGTTCGAGCTTGTTGATTATGAGGAAGTTCTAG CCAAAGCAAAGGACTTCCGTTATAACTTGTCAGAGGTACTCCAAG GAAAACTTGGAATTTATGATGcggatggagatggagattttGATGTGGAAGATGCTAAGGTTTTGCTAG GCCTGACCAAagatggcaataatgaaaatatTGATTCACTTGAGGAAGTCCTTAATATTTTAGCAGAGGAAAGTTCTGATTGGTTTTATGGTTTCCTCTCATTTCTCTATGATGTAATGACTCCCTTTGaaataatagaagaagaagagagcGATGCAGCAGATGATGTTGATGGTACGTCACAGAATGAAGGGGTTCACGGGAAAAAAACATGTGTTATTGTGGATTTACAGAACCAGTGA